The following proteins are encoded in a genomic region of Dioscorea cayenensis subsp. rotundata cultivar TDr96_F1 chromosome 8, TDr96_F1_v2_PseudoChromosome.rev07_lg8_w22 25.fasta, whole genome shotgun sequence:
- the LOC120266740 gene encoding antifungal protein ginkbilobin-2-like, with translation MAVHTVFIIQAALLLIFSTKTHSQNAPILINCPTTANYTKPSPFATNLALLLTNLTATAANSPTLFSTSFIGSTYGLAQCRPDASSSDCTTCLNPLRFLLLLLLPLRPLRRHPLRPLPSPLLPPPLLLSSGQR, from the coding sequence ATGGCCGTGCACACAGTGTTCATCATCCAAGCAGCTCTGCTTCTCATCTTCTCCACCAAAACCCATTCCCAGAATGCCCCCATCCTCATCAACTGCCCCACCACCGCCAACTACACAAAACCAAGCCCCTTCGCCACCAACCTCGCCCTCCTCCTCACCAACCTCACTGCCACCGCCGCCAATTCCCCCACCCTCTTCTCCACCTCCTTCATCGGTTCCACGTATGGTCTAGCCCAGTGCCGTCCAGACGCCTCCTCCTCAGACTGCACCACCTGTCTCAACCCGCTCCgcttcctccttctcctcctacTGCCCCTCCGGCCTCTCCGCCGCCATCCGCTTCGACCTCTGCCTTCTCCGCTACTCCCACCACCCCTTCTTCTCTCATCCGGCCAACGATGA